From Schistocerca americana isolate TAMUIC-IGC-003095 chromosome 11, iqSchAmer2.1, whole genome shotgun sequence, the proteins below share one genomic window:
- the LOC124554028 gene encoding zinc finger protein 729-like isoform X5, translating into MLLDLSIIFTQTTGGRCSISCEEPCHHRLVQDELVIDMEKSTHGFSTNTEDMTVDKECSVATQYDCSTREKELHVYSCNFCQQSFSSKYRLIMHVFMHIGGTQPPSYVCKWCGEVFHSNVGLKKHMRMSENCRVLTADSHEKYGHSYEHQTTTSLDSEAEVSVTEHNDQSSCKETWKDSNKPSNDLCNTHMTNDREKTSNYGTLSIAVNDSAQADLLTANRTHRCGICGKLFARVGVLNRHVSIHTGKRLHKCDICDKWFAQSRYLKAHTLIHTVKKPYMCESCGKSFTMLGDLEKHSLIHTGNKPHKCEICGKSFAASSYLKNHVLIHTGKEPHKCEICGKSFTKLDNLKQHSLIHTGKKPHKCEICGKSFTRLGDLKQHSLIHTGKKPHKCEICGKSFTRLGDLKQHTLIHTGKKPHKCEICGKSFAASGSLKQHLLIHTGKKPHKCEICGKYFTILGNLKKHLLLHTGKKPHKCEICGKSFTMLGDLKKHVLIHTGKKLHKFEICGESFATSGDLKTHAFQHTGSGPHKCGICDKSFTYLDTLKTHALLHVRKKL; encoded by the coding sequence ATTTACTCAGACTACTGGTGGGAGGTGCAGCATATCATGTGAAGAACCTTGTCACCATAGACTGGTCCAGGATGAGTTGGTGATAGACATGGAGAAGTCAACACATGGGTTCAGTACCAATACAGAAGATATGACTGTTGATAAGGAATGCTCAGTTGCCACCCAATATGACTGTAGTACGAGGGAAAAGGAATTACATGTATATAGCTGTAATTTCTGCCAACAGAGCTTTTCTTCAAAATACAGACTCATAATGCATGTGTTTATGCACATTGGTGGAACGCAACCACCTTCGTATGTTTGTAAGTGGTGTGGTGAGGTATTTCACAGTAATGTTGGCTTGAAAAAGCATATGAGAATGAGTGAGAATTGTCGAGTTTTAACTGCAGACAGTCATGAAAAATATGGACATAGTTATGAGCATCAAACCACTACCTCGTTGGATAGCGAGGCAGAAGTTTCTGTCACAGAACACAATGACCAGTCTTCATGTAAGGAAACTTGGAAAGATTCAAACAAGCCCTCTAATGACTTATGTAACACACACATGACAAATGATAGAGAGAAAACAAGTAATTATGGAACTTTGTCTATAGCTGTTAATGACAGTGCCCAGGCTGATCTACTTACTGCAAACAGAACTCACAGATGTGGCATTTGTGGCAAATTGTTCGCTAGAGTTGGTGTTCTCAACAGACATGTTTCCATTCATACTGGGAAAAGACTTCACAAATGTGATATTTGTGACAAATGGTTTGCCCAGTCACGTTATCTAAAGGCTCACACATTAATTCACACTGTGAAGAAACCTTACATGTGCGAGAGttgtgggaaatcttttactaTGTTAGGTGATCTCGAGAAACAttcattaattcacactggaaataaacctcacaaatgtgagatttgtgggaaatcttttgctgCGTCAAGCTATCTCAAGAATCATGttttaattcacactggaaaggaacctcacaaatgtgagatttgtgggaaatcttttactaAGTTAGATAATCTCAAGCAACACTccttaattcacactggaaagaaacctcacaaatgtgagatttgtgggaaatcttttactaGGTTAGGTGATCTCAAGCAACACTccttaattcacactggaaagaaacctcacaaatgtgagatttgtgggaaatcttttactaGGTTAGGTGATCTCAAGCAACAcacattaattcacactggaaagaaacctcacaaatgtgagatttgtgggaaatcttttgctgCGTCAGGCTCTCTCAAGCAACActtattaattcacactggaaagaaacctcacaaatgtgagatttgtgggaaatatTTTACTATATTAGGCAATCTTAAGAAACATTTATTacttcacactggaaagaaacctcacaaatgtgagatttgtgggaaatcttttactaTGTTAGGTGATCTCAAGAAACAtgtattaattcacactggaaagaaacttCACAAATTTGAGATCTGTGGGGAATCTTTTGCTACATCAGGTGATCTCAAGACACACGCATTTCAACACACTGGAAGTGGACCTCACAAATGTGGTATCTGTGACAAAAGTTTCACTTACTTGGACACTCTCAAGACACATGCATTACTTCATGTCAGAAAGAAATTGTAA